The following are encoded together in the Glycine soja cultivar W05 chromosome 5, ASM419377v2, whole genome shotgun sequence genome:
- the LOC114411740 gene encoding oleosin 1-like: MADQYPSPAQAHRATAPPPSLSAAFLQKLQDRAPNSTQLAGILPLLVTASVFLLLTGLTVAGAVLGLIFFLPLIIVSSPVWVPAGTLLFIVTAGFLSVCGFGVALVAALSWMYRYFRGLHPPGSDRVDYARSRIYDTASHVKDYAREYGGYLQSKVKDAAPGA; the protein is encoded by the coding sequence ATGGCGGACCAATACCCAAGCCCGGCCCAAGCCCACAGAGCCACTGCCCCACCCCCCTCCCTCTCAGCCGCGTTTCTCCAAAAACTCCAGGACCGGGCCCCCAACTCAACCCAGCTCGCCGGCATCTTACCCCTCCTCGTAACCGCCTCCGTCTTCCTCCTCCTGACGGGCCTAACCGTCGCAGGGGCCGTCCTGGGCCTCATATTTTTCCTCCCCTTAATCATCGTATCAAGCCCAGTGTGGGTCCCAGCCGGCACCCTCTTATTCATCGTCACCGCAGGGTTCTTGTCCGTGTGCGGTTTCGGCGTTGCACTCGTGGCCGCGCTGTCGTGGATGTACCGTTACTTCAGGGGGCTCCACCCGCCCGGTTCCGACCGCGTCGACTACGCGCGGAGCCGCATTTACGACACCGCCAGCCACGTCAAAGACTACGCCAGGGAATACGGCGGCTATTTGCAGAGTAAGGTCAAAGATGCAGCTCCCGGTGCGTGA